The Leucobacter sp. UCMA 4100 genome window below encodes:
- a CDS encoding LysR substrate-binding domain-containing protein, translated as MKRFPITLTQLTYFSECARTLNMTEASQRMLVAQSAVSTAITQLEQALGTTLFIRQHSKGLILTPQGHQLVADTQELFTMLSNTIEGLHEGQQAVQGSITIACFNTLAPFLVPQLLSRLNSEYPELEVEVLEGNDATILEALRYGRAELGVHYAFAQEEGLLRETIIDVAPHVIVDTKHRFAGRGSIALKDLADDPYIMLNLPSSSQYFLSVLKESGVEPRIAHRSSSYETVRSMVALGLGYSILNLRPNIKRTYTGEKVIPLEIEGAVPSLEIVVSTLTKVQRSQRAVAVTKMIRRILLEADPQETLH; from the coding sequence ATGAAGCGTTTTCCCATTACCCTCACCCAGCTGACCTATTTTTCTGAGTGCGCCCGCACCCTCAACATGACCGAGGCCAGCCAGCGCATGCTCGTCGCCCAGTCGGCTGTGTCGACCGCCATCACCCAGCTCGAGCAGGCGCTCGGTACCACGCTCTTCATCAGGCAGCACTCGAAGGGGCTCATTCTCACCCCGCAGGGCCACCAGCTCGTCGCCGACACCCAGGAGCTCTTCACGATGCTCTCGAACACCATCGAGGGGCTTCACGAGGGCCAGCAGGCAGTGCAGGGCAGCATTACGATCGCCTGCTTCAACACCCTCGCGCCGTTTCTCGTGCCGCAACTGCTCTCACGGCTCAACTCAGAGTACCCAGAGCTCGAGGTCGAGGTGCTCGAGGGAAACGATGCGACCATTCTCGAGGCCCTCAGGTACGGGCGCGCAGAACTCGGCGTTCACTACGCTTTCGCCCAGGAAGAAGGGCTGCTGCGTGAAACAATCATCGACGTCGCACCCCACGTCATCGTCGACACGAAGCACCGCTTCGCGGGCCGCGGCAGCATCGCACTCAAAGACCTCGCCGATGACCCGTACATCATGCTCAACCTCCCCTCGAGCTCCCAATACTTCCTCTCGGTACTCAAAGAGTCTGGGGTTGAGCCGCGCATCGCGCACCGGAGCTCGAGCTACGAAACCGTGCGCTCGATGGTTGCCCTCGGCCTCGGCTACTCGATTCTCAACCTGCGCCCAAACATCAAGCGCACGTATACGGGCGAAAAGGTGATTCCCCTTGAAATCGAAGGGGCGGTGCCAAGCCTCGAGATCGTGGTGAGCACCCTCACGAAGGTGCAGCGCTCGCAACGTGCGGTCGCGGTGACCAAGATGATCCGCCGCATTCTGCTCGAAGCTGACCCCCAGGAAACGCTTCACTAA
- a CDS encoding formate/nitrite transporter family protein — protein sequence MLSIPEALDTQAKAALTKARDLKRPGAFTVSGLLGGAYVGVGVILMVSTAGPLLAAGDPLTKLVSGLVFGVALTLVVFAGAELVTSTMMTAVQGFAAKSIGGRTAVRLIATTFALNFVGAALFAALIVASGVLETNAAAGAMVHELLLSKSLLTPLELVIRGTLCNVLVCLAVWMGVRIVAPGPRIAVILLAMLAFVSAGFEHVVANMTTYWIGVLLRDPAASAPLFAENMLFVGLGNLVGGGLLVGIVYWVLAGRPRGEAAEQPLDTDAVRP from the coding sequence ATGCTCTCGATTCCCGAGGCCCTCGACACCCAGGCCAAGGCAGCCCTCACGAAGGCCCGCGACCTCAAACGCCCAGGCGCCTTCACCGTCTCAGGTCTGCTCGGCGGCGCTTACGTTGGTGTTGGTGTCATTCTCATGGTGAGTACGGCCGGGCCGTTGCTCGCCGCCGGCGACCCACTCACCAAACTCGTCAGCGGCCTCGTCTTTGGTGTCGCTCTCACCCTCGTGGTGTTTGCCGGCGCCGAGCTCGTCACCTCAACCATGATGACCGCGGTTCAGGGTTTCGCGGCCAAGAGCATCGGCGGCCGCACCGCCGTACGCCTCATCGCCACCACCTTTGCCCTAAACTTCGTGGGCGCCGCACTCTTCGCGGCCCTCATCGTCGCATCCGGGGTGCTCGAAACGAACGCCGCCGCGGGAGCTATGGTGCACGAGTTGCTGCTCTCGAAGTCGCTGCTCACCCCGCTCGAACTGGTCATTCGCGGCACCCTGTGCAACGTCCTGGTGTGCCTCGCGGTGTGGATGGGCGTGCGCATCGTCGCCCCGGGCCCGCGCATCGCCGTCATTCTGCTGGCCATGCTCGCCTTCGTCAGCGCAGGCTTCGAGCACGTCGTGGCCAACATGACCACCTACTGGATCGGCGTCTTGCTGCGAGACCCCGCCGCAAGCGCGCCGCTCTTTGCCGAAAACATGCTCTTCGTGGGTCTTGGAAACCTCGTGGGTGGCGGGCTTCTCGTCGGCATCGTGTACTGGGTTCTCGCCGGGCGACCCCGGGGAGAGGCCGCAGAACAGCCCCTCGACACCGATGCGGTTCGCCCCTAA
- a CDS encoding M20 family metallopeptidase has product MSNDVKARIADRQRAIDDELIALSNQLHADPELGWQEHRSSRAVADLLRAHGFVVEQPYLGLETAFRAVFTPSQSRFTVGFLAEYDALPGLGHACGHNLIATMSAGGAIALSEVAEEQGITVTVVGTPAEEGGGGKIELLERGAFTELDFALMAHPAPVDVAEAEPFAVTHWHVQYEGHAAHAAAYPERGVNANDAFLVAQLAMALLRQQLPSTVRVHGVQTRGGEAPNAIPERTEGRWYVRATTTEELLDLERRVEACFEAGAVATGAKLTITPESKRYAEMRTDTEALAHYKTNALALGRNFDVSPAQATMNRASTDMGNVSQLVNAIHPYIGVGSTASNHQPAFAEACVGEIAEQTLRDGATALAWTAFDVAKRRMTPTKAELTEEN; this is encoded by the coding sequence ATGAGTAACGACGTGAAGGCGCGCATCGCCGATCGGCAACGAGCGATCGACGACGAGCTCATCGCGCTCTCGAATCAGCTGCACGCAGACCCAGAGCTCGGGTGGCAGGAGCATCGCTCTTCTCGGGCGGTCGCCGACCTGCTTCGCGCGCACGGGTTTGTGGTCGAGCAGCCCTACCTTGGGCTTGAGACGGCCTTTCGTGCCGTCTTCACGCCGTCGCAGTCGCGGTTTACCGTTGGCTTTCTCGCCGAGTACGATGCGCTCCCTGGTCTTGGCCACGCATGCGGGCACAACCTCATTGCGACCATGTCGGCCGGTGGCGCGATTGCGCTCTCTGAGGTTGCCGAAGAGCAGGGCATCACCGTGACCGTCGTTGGCACTCCCGCTGAAGAGGGTGGCGGTGGCAAGATCGAGCTGCTTGAGCGTGGTGCTTTTACTGAACTCGACTTTGCGCTCATGGCGCACCCTGCTCCCGTCGACGTGGCCGAGGCTGAGCCCTTCGCGGTCACTCACTGGCACGTTCAGTATGAGGGTCACGCAGCGCACGCCGCGGCCTATCCCGAGCGGGGCGTCAACGCGAATGACGCCTTCCTTGTGGCGCAACTTGCCATGGCGCTCCTGCGTCAGCAGCTCCCGTCGACCGTGCGGGTGCACGGGGTACAGACGCGTGGTGGCGAAGCGCCGAACGCGATTCCCGAGCGCACCGAGGGTCGTTGGTACGTGCGTGCCACGACCACCGAAGAGCTCCTTGATCTCGAGCGTAGGGTCGAGGCCTGCTTCGAAGCCGGGGCGGTTGCGACCGGTGCGAAGCTCACGATCACGCCCGAGAGTAAGCGTTACGCCGAGATGCGCACCGACACCGAGGCGCTTGCGCATTACAAGACCAACGCGCTCGCGCTCGGCCGAAATTTTGACGTGAGCCCGGCACAGGCGACCATGAACCGCGCCTCGACCGACATGGGTAATGTCTCGCAGCTCGTGAACGCCATTCACCCTTATATTGGGGTCGGGTCGACAGCGAGCAACCACCAGCCGGCGTTTGCCGAAGCGTGCGTGGGCGAGATCGCCGAGCAGACCCTGCGCGATGGGGCAACGGCCCTCGCGTGGACAGCGTTTGACGTCGCAAAGCGGCGCATGACACCGACCAAAGCAGAACTGACCGAGGAGAACTGA
- a CDS encoding DUF1028 domain-containing protein has protein sequence MTLSLILRDAETGDFGAAISSSSPAVAARCINLAPGVGGANSQNVTDPRLGFQLIEQLRSGSGAQAALEAVVRGADPETIGYRQLLVLDTSGKAAVFTGDRALGTFGEATRENGVAGGNMLANLGVLDALVDAALAAEGPLERRLMAGLKAAVAAGGEEGPLHSAGLSVVTDAGWRVTDLRVDWADGDPIAELETLLDRWMIERDDYINRGINPHVAPSYGVPGDE, from the coding sequence ATGACACTCTCACTCATTCTGCGCGACGCTGAGACCGGCGACTTCGGTGCGGCGATCAGTTCATCATCGCCTGCCGTTGCTGCTCGGTGCATCAACCTTGCTCCCGGAGTTGGCGGCGCAAACTCGCAAAACGTGACCGACCCGAGGCTCGGTTTTCAGCTCATCGAGCAGCTTCGCAGCGGATCAGGCGCACAGGCAGCCCTCGAAGCGGTCGTGCGCGGTGCCGACCCCGAGACCATCGGGTACCGTCAGCTGCTCGTGCTTGATACCTCGGGCAAGGCGGCAGTGTTTACCGGCGACCGAGCCCTCGGAACTTTTGGTGAGGCGACCCGCGAGAACGGCGTCGCTGGTGGCAACATGCTTGCGAACCTCGGGGTGCTCGATGCCCTCGTCGACGCAGCGCTTGCAGCAGAAGGGCCCCTCGAACGCCGGCTCATGGCGGGCCTCAAGGCTGCCGTTGCAGCGGGCGGCGAAGAAGGCCCCCTGCACTCGGCCGGGCTCTCGGTTGTGACCGATGCTGGCTGGCGGGTCACCGACCTGCGGGTCGACTGGGCTGATGGAGATCCGATCGCAGAGCTTGAGACCCTTCTCGACCGCTGGATGATCGAGCGCGACGACTACATTAACCGCGGCATCAACCCCCACGTCGCCCCCTCGTACGGGGTTCCGGGCGATGAGTAA
- a CDS encoding RidA family protein: MTTHVRLRKFNTKETYPEQNLDNDLCQAVVAGGVVYLRGQIGQDLETRESVGIGDVTAQTEQAMKNIQMLLEEAGSKLEDIVKVTIYIIDPRYREDVYRTVGKWLKGVYPVSTGIVVQALARPEWLVEIDATAVLSEA; encoded by the coding sequence ATGACGACTCATGTGCGACTGAGAAAATTCAATACCAAAGAGACGTACCCCGAACAGAATCTCGACAACGACCTCTGCCAGGCCGTCGTCGCCGGCGGTGTGGTCTACCTGCGCGGTCAGATCGGTCAAGATCTTGAGACGCGTGAGTCAGTTGGTATTGGCGATGTCACCGCCCAGACCGAGCAGGCCATGAAAAACATTCAGATGCTGCTCGAAGAAGCCGGCAGCAAGCTCGAAGACATCGTCAAGGTCACGATCTACATCATCGACCCCCGCTACCGCGAAGACGTGTACCGCACCGTGGGCAAGTGGCTCAAGGGCGTGTACCCGGTCTCGACCGGAATCGTCGTGCAGGCGCTTGCTCGCCCCGAGTGGCTCGTCGAAATTGACGCCACCGCCGTTCTGAGCGAGGCATAG
- a CDS encoding flavin-containing monooxygenase, translated as MSIQEVEVVVVGAGQAGVAMSEHLTDRGITHVVLEKSRIAERWRSERWDSLVANGPAWHDRFPNQEFAGVHPDAFPDKETVADYFEQYAARFNAPIKCGVEVRQVTKREGKPGFEVQTSEGTYAALHVVAATGPFQVARYPRIIPADSGLHQLHSSSYRNPSQLPEGNVLVVGAGSSGVQIADEIQKSGRQVYLSVGDHDRPPRQYRGRDFVWWLGVLGKWEANTPPQGADHVTIAVSGADGGHTVDFRELAAGGITLVGRTKGYENGNITFEPGLAESIARGDDNYLTTLREADEYVLRNGLDLPEEPEAHVLGELPECVTSPLSEIDLAEAGITTVLWSTGFGVDYSWLQVDAFDDSGYPDHQRGISKETGIYFLGLPWLSRRGSNFIWGVWHDARYVADQIMIQLGYGKYRSEAPELSLAHSVA; from the coding sequence ATGTCGATTCAGGAGGTCGAAGTCGTCGTCGTTGGCGCCGGGCAAGCCGGTGTAGCCATGAGCGAGCATTTAACCGACCGCGGCATCACGCACGTCGTGCTCGAGAAGAGCCGCATTGCCGAGCGGTGGCGTTCAGAGCGTTGGGATTCCCTCGTCGCAAACGGGCCAGCATGGCACGACCGGTTTCCGAACCAGGAGTTCGCCGGCGTACACCCCGACGCGTTTCCAGACAAAGAAACCGTCGCCGACTACTTCGAGCAGTACGCTGCACGGTTCAACGCCCCCATCAAGTGCGGCGTCGAGGTGCGTCAGGTCACGAAGCGCGAGGGCAAGCCAGGCTTCGAGGTGCAGACGTCAGAGGGCACCTATGCGGCGCTTCACGTTGTCGCGGCAACCGGCCCTTTTCAGGTAGCCCGGTACCCACGCATCATTCCCGCCGACAGCGGCCTGCACCAGTTGCACTCGTCGTCATACCGCAACCCAAGCCAGCTGCCAGAGGGCAACGTGCTCGTGGTTGGGGCCGGTTCATCGGGCGTACAGATCGCCGACGAGATTCAGAAGTCGGGGCGCCAGGTGTACCTATCGGTGGGCGACCATGACCGCCCACCGCGCCAGTACCGCGGCCGGGACTTCGTGTGGTGGCTCGGCGTGCTCGGCAAGTGGGAGGCAAACACGCCCCCGCAGGGAGCCGACCACGTCACCATCGCGGTGAGCGGTGCCGACGGCGGCCACACGGTTGATTTTCGTGAACTGGCGGCGGGCGGCATCACCCTCGTTGGCCGAACGAAAGGCTACGAGAACGGCAACATCACGTTCGAGCCAGGTCTCGCCGAGAGCATTGCGCGAGGCGACGACAACTACCTGACGACGCTCCGCGAGGCCGATGAATACGTACTGCGCAACGGCCTCGACCTGCCCGAAGAGCCCGAGGCACACGTGCTCGGTGAGCTCCCCGAGTGCGTGACAAGCCCCCTCAGTGAGATCGATCTCGCCGAGGCCGGAATCACGACCGTGCTCTGGTCGACGGGATTTGGTGTCGACTACTCGTGGCTGCAGGTCGACGCCTTCGACGACAGCGGGTACCCCGATCACCAGCGTGGCATCTCGAAAGAGACCGGCATCTACTTCCTGGGGCTGCCCTGGCTCTCCCGCCGCGGCTCGAACTTCATCTGGGGCGTGTGGCACGATGCGCGCTACGTCGCCGACCAGATCATGATTCAGCTCGGATACGGCAAATACCGTTCAGAGGCGCCTGAACTGAGCCTCGCGCACAGCGTCGCCTAG